In Fluviicola taffensis DSM 16823, the following are encoded in one genomic region:
- a CDS encoding efflux RND transporter permease subunit produces MFNKFIHRPVLAIVLSLVIIFMGVLAISGLSTSQFPEIAPPTVIVRASYPGASAKVLTESVLIPLEQAVNGVPGMKYMTSDATSAGEANIQIVFNLGTDPDQALVQVNTRIAQVLNRLPVLVQREGVIVNRIMPSMLMYVNLYSKDPKADMKFIFNVAGVNMIPELQRINGIGQASILGSRQYAMRIWLKPDRMRAYNISTDEIMEALNSQSVIGSPGRIGRSDGKRAEALEYVLTYKGRFNEADEYKNVIIRSNPEGEILRLKDVAEVELGSEYYDIYSNKDEYPSAAIVLKQTYGSNATEVIERVKEKLEELKKTSFPPGMEYEISYDVSNFLDASIEKVIHTLGEAFILVALVVFLFLGDLRSTLIPTIAVPVSLIGAFMFMQLFGLTINLITLFALVLAIGIVVDDAIVVVEAVHAKMEEEHLSPYMAVKKVLKEISGAVIAITLLMTAVFVPVAFMTGPVGIFYRQFAITMATSIVLSGLVALTLTPVLCAMLLKNNHGKPRKKTPINRFLDWFNRGFEKLTGRYVGLLNRIVNRKLVTFIILLGFGLGIFGLSQKLPSGFIPSEDQGMIYAIIQTPPGSTLERTNDIARKLQAIAEKVPGIKSVSALAGYEVLTEGRGSNAGTCLINLDPWSERKHNVQEIIYELEEKAKVIPGATIEFFDPPAVPGYGAAGGFSLQLLDKTNTGDYLELERVNTEFMNALRKRKEITGLFTFYSANYPQYELQINNDLAMQKGVSIGNAMNTLSILIGSTYELGFIKYQRFFKVFVQASPEYRRLPEDIMKLYVKNDRGEMVPFSAFMKIVKSQGANEINRYNMYTTASIRGSAAKGFSSGEAIKAAQEVAKQNLPRGYDIDWGGLSKDEVMRGNEALYIFIVVLIFVYFVLAAQYESFIIPLAVIFSLPAGIFGSFFLLQIMGLENNIYAQVGLVMLVGLLGKNAVLIVEFAMQKHHEGSTVLEAAIEGAKVRFRPILMTSFAFIAGLIPLVIATGPGAIGNRTIGACALGGMLFGTIFGVIIIPGLYYIFGSLAAGRKLIKNEEDSSLTEDLVHAIDNFPTTDETPDNEH; encoded by the coding sequence ATGTTTAATAAATTCATACATAGACCTGTTTTAGCAATTGTGCTATCATTGGTTATCATTTTCATGGGTGTACTTGCAATTAGTGGTTTGTCAACATCACAATTCCCCGAAATTGCTCCTCCGACTGTTATTGTTAGAGCTTCTTATCCGGGAGCGAGTGCAAAAGTATTGACCGAATCCGTGCTCATTCCATTGGAACAAGCTGTAAATGGTGTTCCTGGAATGAAATACATGACTTCCGATGCGACAAGTGCTGGTGAAGCAAATATCCAAATCGTTTTCAACTTGGGTACTGATCCCGATCAGGCTTTGGTTCAAGTAAACACACGAATTGCTCAAGTCTTAAATCGTTTACCTGTTTTGGTTCAGCGAGAAGGAGTAATCGTAAACCGAATCATGCCAAGTATGTTGATGTATGTCAACTTATACAGCAAGGATCCAAAGGCTGACATGAAATTCATTTTCAACGTTGCTGGGGTAAATATGATTCCTGAATTGCAACGTATCAATGGAATTGGTCAGGCAAGTATCTTAGGGAGTCGCCAATATGCGATGCGTATTTGGTTGAAACCAGATCGTATGCGAGCTTACAATATTTCTACTGATGAAATTATGGAAGCACTCAATTCACAAAGTGTGATTGGTTCACCAGGACGTATTGGAAGAAGTGACGGAAAACGTGCAGAGGCACTGGAATACGTATTGACGTACAAAGGCCGTTTCAATGAGGCAGATGAATATAAAAATGTCATTATTCGATCAAATCCAGAAGGCGAAATTCTACGTTTAAAAGACGTTGCAGAAGTCGAACTGGGAAGTGAGTACTACGATATTTATTCCAATAAAGATGAATATCCTTCCGCCGCAATTGTATTAAAACAAACGTATGGAAGTAATGCAACGGAAGTCATCGAGCGTGTAAAAGAGAAACTAGAAGAGTTGAAAAAAACATCTTTTCCTCCAGGAATGGAATACGAAATTAGTTATGACGTTTCTAATTTCTTAGATGCTTCGATTGAAAAAGTCATCCACACGCTTGGTGAAGCTTTTATCTTAGTGGCATTGGTTGTTTTCCTTTTCCTTGGAGACTTACGCTCTACCCTTATTCCAACAATTGCCGTTCCCGTTTCCCTGATTGGAGCATTTATGTTCATGCAATTATTCGGTTTAACAATCAACTTGATTACTTTATTCGCATTGGTATTGGCAATTGGAATTGTGGTCGATGATGCAATAGTCGTCGTCGAGGCGGTCCATGCCAAGATGGAAGAAGAACATCTTTCACCTTACATGGCCGTAAAAAAAGTACTCAAAGAAATCAGTGGTGCCGTCATTGCAATTACCTTATTGATGACTGCTGTTTTCGTTCCTGTAGCGTTTATGACAGGTCCGGTTGGTATTTTCTACCGCCAGTTTGCAATCACCATGGCAACTTCGATTGTGTTATCTGGTTTGGTTGCATTAACCCTTACTCCAGTTCTTTGCGCCATGTTATTGAAAAACAATCATGGTAAGCCTCGAAAAAAGACACCAATTAATCGTTTCTTAGATTGGTTTAACAGAGGTTTTGAAAAATTGACAGGAAGATATGTTGGTCTTTTAAATCGAATTGTGAATAGAAAACTAGTCACATTCATCATCCTACTTGGTTTTGGTTTAGGGATTTTTGGATTGAGCCAGAAATTACCTTCTGGATTTATTCCAAGTGAAGATCAAGGAATGATTTACGCCATTATTCAAACCCCTCCAGGATCAACACTTGAAAGAACAAATGATATCGCCAGAAAACTACAGGCAATTGCTGAAAAAGTACCTGGTATCAAATCGGTTTCCGCCTTGGCTGGTTACGAGGTATTGACGGAAGGTCGCGGTTCTAATGCTGGTACTTGTTTGATTAACTTGGATCCATGGTCCGAAAGAAAGCACAACGTACAGGAAATCATTTACGAACTGGAAGAAAAAGCAAAAGTCATTCCAGGCGCAACGATTGAATTCTTCGATCCGCCAGCAGTTCCAGGATATGGTGCAGCGGGAGGTTTTTCCCTACAATTATTGGATAAAACAAACACTGGTGATTATTTGGAATTGGAACGGGTAAATACCGAGTTCATGAATGCATTACGCAAACGAAAAGAAATCACGGGTTTATTCACCTTCTATAGCGCAAATTATCCGCAGTACGAACTTCAAATCAACAACGATTTGGCGATGCAAAAAGGAGTTTCTATCGGAAATGCGATGAACACGCTATCCATTTTGATTGGTAGTACCTACGAATTAGGTTTCATTAAATACCAACGTTTCTTCAAAGTATTCGTTCAAGCTTCTCCAGAATACAGACGGCTTCCAGAAGACATTATGAAGTTGTATGTCAAAAACGACCGTGGTGAAATGGTTCCTTTTTCTGCCTTTATGAAGATTGTTAAATCACAGGGAGCAAATGAAATCAACCGTTACAATATGTACACAACAGCTTCCATTAGAGGTTCTGCAGCGAAAGGGTTCAGTAGTGGTGAAGCAATTAAAGCAGCGCAAGAAGTTGCGAAGCAAAACTTGCCAAGAGGTTATGATATTGACTGGGGAGGACTTTCCAAGGATGAAGTAATGCGTGGAAATGAAGCATTGTATATTTTCATCGTCGTGTTGATTTTCGTATATTTTGTATTAGCGGCTCAATACGAAAGTTTCATTATTCCTCTAGCAGTTATATTCTCTCTTCCTGCAGGAATTTTCGGATCATTCTTTTTGCTTCAAATAATGGGATTGGAAAACAACATTTATGCTCAGGTAGGGCTCGTCATGCTCGTCGGACTGCTCGGTAAAAATGCCGTTTTGATTGTAGAATTCGCCATGCAGAAACACCACGAAGGTTCTACTGTTTTAGAAGCTGCAATTGAAGGTGCAAAAGTACGTTTCCGTCCAATTTTAATGACCTCTTTTGCATTCATCGCGGGATTAATTCCATTAGTTATCGCAACAGGTCCAGGAGCAATTGGTAATAGAACTATTGGAGCCTGTGCACTTGGTGGAATGCTCTTCGGAACCATTTTCGGAGTAATCATTATTCCAGGTTTGTACTACATATTTGGATCACTTGCAGCAGGTAGAAAACTGATTAAAAATGAGGAGGATAGTTCCTTAACAGAAGACTTGGTGCATGCAATAGACAATTTTCCAACAACAGATGAAACTCCAGACAATGAGCACTAA
- a CDS encoding TolC family protein codes for MSTKNKISSWLLIASLAVAVSACKSLKIANKTENRFTPASYQGSQDSTNTSKVHWKDFFRDQNLIALIDTALKNNQELNIIMQEINVAKAEVRAKKGEYLPSAGLAVGAGLDKVGRYTRDGAVEENLPIKDGKAFPEPLGNFMVGFNASWEIDIWRKLRNGRDAAASRYLGTVEGKNFMVTNLVAEISESYYELMAYDNKLMILTQNLEIQKNALEIVKMQKIAGEVTELAVKKFEAEVYKNQSHLFYLRQQIVEAENRVNFLVGRFPQPVIRNSTAFQQMVPDTIYSGIPSQLLENRPDIRQAELNLVASKLDVKVARANFYPSLRITAGVGYQAFNVKYLINSPQSLLYNIAGDLVAPLINRNALKAKYFSAKAKQIQTVYSYEKTILNAYIEVVNRMSKIDNLKNSYDLKQQQVDALTQSITISTNLFKSAKADYMEVLMTQRDAIEAKFDLVEIKQEQLSNMVSMYQSLGGGWR; via the coding sequence ATGAGCACTAAAAATAAAATCAGTAGCTGGCTACTTATTGCTTCATTAGCAGTAGCTGTATCAGCTTGTAAAAGTTTGAAAATAGCTAACAAGACTGAAAATAGATTTACCCCTGCGAGTTATCAAGGCTCGCAGGATTCAACCAATACTTCAAAAGTACATTGGAAAGATTTTTTCAGGGATCAAAACCTGATTGCATTAATTGATACCGCTCTAAAAAACAATCAGGAGTTGAATATCATCATGCAAGAAATCAATGTTGCGAAAGCAGAAGTTAGAGCTAAAAAAGGAGAATATTTGCCTTCAGCTGGCCTCGCTGTTGGAGCTGGCCTTGACAAAGTAGGACGCTATACAAGAGATGGGGCTGTAGAAGAAAACCTACCAATCAAAGATGGAAAAGCTTTTCCTGAGCCACTTGGAAATTTCATGGTTGGCTTCAATGCTTCTTGGGAAATTGATATTTGGCGGAAATTGCGAAATGGTAGAGATGCTGCTGCTTCGCGGTATCTAGGAACTGTTGAAGGGAAAAACTTTATGGTTACAAATTTGGTGGCCGAAATCTCCGAATCTTACTATGAATTGATGGCTTACGATAATAAGCTCATGATCTTGACGCAAAACTTGGAAATCCAAAAAAATGCACTAGAAATAGTCAAAATGCAAAAAATCGCAGGTGAAGTGACCGAATTAGCTGTCAAAAAGTTTGAAGCAGAAGTCTACAAAAATCAAAGTCATCTATTTTATTTACGCCAACAAATCGTTGAAGCAGAAAATAGAGTAAACTTTTTAGTAGGTCGCTTTCCGCAACCCGTTATCCGAAATTCAACTGCATTCCAACAAATGGTTCCCGATACGATTTACTCAGGAATTCCTTCTCAACTGTTAGAAAATCGTCCCGATATTCGTCAAGCAGAATTGAATCTTGTGGCTTCAAAACTAGATGTGAAAGTGGCAAGAGCGAACTTCTACCCTTCTTTGCGAATTACTGCTGGGGTTGGATATCAGGCGTTCAACGTGAAATACTTGATCAATTCGCCTCAATCGTTACTTTACAACATTGCGGGGGATTTAGTTGCTCCACTAATTAACCGAAATGCCTTAAAGGCGAAGTATTTTTCGGCAAAAGCAAAACAAATACAAACGGTTTACAGTTACGAAAAAACGATCTTGAATGCTTACATAGAAGTAGTCAATCGGATGTCAAAAATTGACAACTTGAAAAACAGTTATGATTTGAAACAACAGCAAGTAGACGCATTGACACAATCCATTACCATCTCAACGAATTTGTTTAAATCCGCAAAAGCAGATTATATGGAGGTCTTAATGACCCAAAGAGATGCCATCGAAGCGAAATTTGATTTAGTAGAAATCAAGCAAGAACAACTTTCCAATATGGTAAGTATGTACCAATCATTGGGAGGTGGATGGAGGTAA
- a CDS encoding T9SS type A sorting domain-containing protein codes for MKKKLHLIALTTFLGMNAQAQFNMTAQNWTVPTLAQYADDIDQVNGGNYSLVDINGDGFPDLVDAQDNVTYDVWLNGNSPYWKVYLGNGSSFSTTAQNWPIPLLENYANGLNTVNAGSYSLVDINGDGKPDLVDAQDNNSGVVWLGTGGLGYWKVYLNNGTSFSTTAQNWTIPTMESYAEELDQVNGLNYSLVDINGDGKPDLVDAQDNNSGVVWLGTGGLGYWKVYLNNGSSFSTTAQNWTIPTMESYAEELDQISGQNYSLVDINGDGKPDLVDAQDNNSGVVWLGTGGLGYWKVYLNNGTSFSTTAQNWTIPTMENYAEELDQISGQNYSLLDMNGDGTLDLVDAQDNSSGVVWLGTGSVPYWKVYPNSGSAFSTTAQSWTIPVVETYVDDLDQVNGANYTIVDMNGDRKPDMVDAQNNASGVVWLGAGNVPYWKVYLNTTVSPYLGIENPEMGTLVQLNVYPNPTTGTISINLSDLENENQVRISNSAGVVIYDKAITEQVLFNFDLSEYQSGLYFITVTNSNQVYNAKVIKE; via the coding sequence ATGAAAAAAAAGCTACACTTAATCGCCTTGACTACATTTCTAGGCATGAATGCACAAGCGCAATTCAACATGACAGCACAAAACTGGACAGTACCTACTTTGGCTCAATATGCAGATGACATTGATCAAGTGAATGGAGGCAACTATAGTCTTGTCGATATCAACGGAGATGGATTTCCTGATTTAGTTGATGCACAAGACAATGTAACTTATGATGTTTGGTTGAATGGGAATAGCCCATACTGGAAAGTATATTTAGGAAATGGCTCATCTTTCAGTACCACAGCTCAGAATTGGCCGATTCCATTATTAGAAAACTATGCTAATGGATTAAATACGGTAAACGCAGGCAGTTACTCTTTGGTAGATATCAATGGAGACGGAAAACCAGATTTGGTAGATGCTCAGGACAATAACTCAGGAGTAGTTTGGTTAGGAACTGGAGGTTTAGGATATTGGAAAGTATATCTAAATAATGGAACTTCATTTAGCACAACAGCACAAAACTGGACAATTCCGACCATGGAAAGCTATGCAGAAGAATTGGATCAAGTAAATGGACTAAATTATAGCTTAGTTGATATCAACGGAGATGGAAAACCAGATTTAGTAGATGCTCAGGACAATAACTCAGGAGTAGTTTGGTTAGGAACTGGAGGTTTAGGATATTGGAAAGTGTATCTAAATAATGGATCTTCATTTAGCACAACAGCACAAAACTGGACAATTCCGACCATGGAAAGCTATGCAGAAGAATTGGATCAAATAAGCGGGCAAAATTATAGTTTAGTTGATATCAACGGTGATGGAAAACCAGATTTAGTAGATGCTCAGGACAATAACTCAGGAGTAGTTTGGTTAGGAACTGGAGGTTTAGGATATTGGAAAGTGTATCTAAATAATGGAACTTCATTTAGCACAACAGCACAGAACTGGACAATTCCTACCATGGAAAACTATGCAGAAGAATTGGATCAAATAAGCGGGCAAAATTACAGTTTACTTGATATGAATGGAGATGGAACCCTTGATTTAGTAGACGCTCAAGACAATAGCTCAGGCGTTGTTTGGTTAGGAACTGGAAGTGTTCCTTATTGGAAAGTATATCCAAACAGCGGTAGTGCATTCAGTACAACAGCTCAAAGTTGGACAATTCCTGTAGTGGAGACATACGTAGATGACTTGGATCAAGTAAACGGCGCCAATTACACTATTGTAGATATGAATGGAGATCGTAAACCTGATATGGTAGATGCTCAAAATAATGCTTCAGGAGTAGTTTGGTTGGGAGCAGGAAATGTTCCTTATTGGAAAGTATACCTAAACACTACTGTATCTCCATACTTAGGAATAGAGAATCCAGAAATGGGGACTTTGGTACAATTAAACGTTTATCCAAATCCTACAACAGGAACAATATCCATTAATCTTTCAGATTTAGAAAACGAGAATCAAGTTCGAATTTCAAACAGTGCAGGTGTTGTCATTTATGATAAAGCAATAACCGAGCAAGTTTTGTTTAATTTTGACTTATCAGAGTATCAATCGGGATTGTATTTCATTACAGTTACGAATAGCAATCAAGTATACAATGCGAAAGTGATAAAGGAATAA